One Chlorobaculum limnaeum genomic window carries:
- a CDS encoding TIM barrel protein, whose amino-acid sequence MNWLLNISTHGSDLDIAGPNWSEAASLLRRTGMDGFELYPAGAYDCTAIPKEIVGGIHLRFFVMLRQIWRDDREGLLRIFDSEETVRHYYGGVNREAVISCYRSQLELAARFGVPYVVFHPVHYELEYVFNWQPPWSWQETVDLSAEIINEVVRDTPYDGWILFENLWWPGNFRLDSTDEIDRLLSKVRWPKCGIVLDTGHILNKNQELRTEEEAIAFLLREVERLGDYRKLIRAVHLSKSLSGEAAKAGFANADPFGGAHDFWQRFSIALRHVRDLDRHEPFSHSMLGELFDLIEPDNVVFELAFSSLGEWIGKVERQKRALQRFFPECRIKEDLY is encoded by the coding sequence GTGAACTGGCTGCTCAACATCAGTACGCATGGCTCCGATCTGGACATCGCCGGGCCGAACTGGAGCGAGGCGGCATCGCTGCTCCGGCGCACCGGCATGGACGGCTTCGAGCTGTACCCGGCAGGCGCATACGACTGCACGGCAATTCCGAAAGAGATCGTCGGGGGAATTCATCTGCGCTTTTTCGTCATGCTGCGCCAGATATGGCGCGACGACCGGGAGGGGTTGCTCCGCATCTTCGACAGCGAGGAAACCGTGCGCCACTACTACGGCGGGGTGAACCGGGAGGCGGTGATTTCATGCTATCGTTCACAGCTCGAACTGGCGGCCCGTTTCGGCGTGCCCTATGTGGTATTCCATCCGGTTCACTACGAGCTGGAGTACGTCTTCAACTGGCAACCCCCGTGGAGTTGGCAAGAAACCGTCGATCTTTCCGCTGAAATCATCAACGAGGTGGTGCGCGACACTCCATACGACGGCTGGATTCTGTTCGAGAATCTCTGGTGGCCTGGCAATTTCCGGCTCGACAGCACGGACGAAATCGACCGGTTGCTCTCGAAAGTCCGGTGGCCGAAGTGCGGCATCGTGCTCGATACCGGCCATATTCTGAACAAGAATCAGGAGTTGCGAACCGAAGAGGAGGCGATTGCTTTTCTTTTGCGCGAGGTTGAGCGGCTCGGTGACTATCGCAAGCTCATCAGGGCGGTGCATCTGAGCAAGAGTCTGTCGGGTGAAGCGGCCAAGGCCGGATTTGCCAATGCTGATCCTTTTGGCGGCGCTCACGATTTCTGGCAGCGCTTCTCCATCGCTCTCCGCCATGTACGCGATCTGGATCGTCACGAGCCTTTTTCGCACTCCATGCTTGGCGAGCTGTTCGATCTCATCGAGCCGGACAACGTCGTGTTCGAACTCGCGTTCAGCTCCCTTGGCGAGTGGATCGGGAAGGTCGAGCGGCAGAAACGGGCGTTACAACGCTTTTTTCCCGAATGCCGAATCAAAGAGGATTTGTATTGA
- a CDS encoding radical SAM/SPASM domain-containing protein: MNNHRISSLMLVVTTACNLDCAYCYEGGGNGQGEMMELETALRALDLVAASNQPFHVQLTGGEPLLAGELVFGILEYIRNNNLPATTAIQTNGVLLDRECARRLQLFGTAVGVSVDGLPTIQEQLRGQGAATWKALSMLDSERVPFSVTTVLMSLNTPVLSTLAMALHSMPMASAIGLDLLVQKGSVTAKIGVQPPDAVTIRSGVTRLLATLDVLNAQRSRPLILRERQTVLAALGRAEARPYCQACTGSSLAVTPRGELYPCTQALGDARFHLGTLDHPRMFDTALPDGRLPELEKCAGCGLQGRCPGDCPSRLHYNGADGAGLSCDLYRTIYDYCLYNGEIPS, from the coding sequence TTGAACAATCACCGGATTTCATCGCTCATGCTCGTCGTCACCACGGCATGTAACCTCGATTGCGCCTATTGCTACGAAGGTGGCGGCAACGGTCAGGGAGAGATGATGGAGCTTGAGACGGCTCTGCGTGCGCTCGACCTGGTGGCCGCATCGAACCAGCCCTTCCATGTGCAACTGACCGGCGGTGAGCCGCTGCTTGCCGGAGAGCTTGTTTTCGGGATTCTGGAGTATATCAGAAACAACAATCTGCCCGCTACCACCGCCATCCAGACCAACGGCGTGCTGCTTGACCGGGAGTGTGCCCGCCGTTTGCAATTGTTCGGCACCGCTGTCGGCGTCAGCGTCGATGGACTGCCCACCATTCAGGAGCAGCTTCGCGGCCAGGGCGCGGCGACTTGGAAAGCGCTCTCCATGCTCGACAGCGAACGGGTGCCATTTTCGGTCACAACGGTGTTAATGTCGCTCAATACGCCAGTGCTGTCAACGCTTGCCATGGCGCTGCACTCGATGCCGATGGCCTCGGCAATCGGTTTGGATTTGCTGGTGCAAAAAGGCTCCGTGACGGCGAAAATCGGCGTGCAGCCACCGGATGCCGTCACGATCCGCAGTGGCGTCACTCGCCTGCTCGCCACGCTCGATGTGCTGAATGCGCAGCGGAGCCGTCCACTCATCCTGCGTGAGCGGCAGACGGTGCTTGCGGCTCTCGGGCGCGCTGAAGCCCGTCCCTACTGCCAGGCCTGCACCGGATCGAGCCTCGCCGTCACGCCGCGTGGCGAACTCTATCCCTGCACCCAAGCACTCGGAGATGCCCGCTTCCACCTCGGTACGCTCGATCATCCCCGCATGTTCGACACAGCGCTGCCCGACGGGCGGTTGCCTGAGCTTGAAAAGTGCGCCGGATGCGGGCTTCAGGGGCGTTGCCCCGGCGACTGTCCGTCGAGGCTTCACTACAACGGCGCTGACGGGGCCGGTCTGAGCTGCGACCTCTATCGAACCATCTACGACTATTGTCTGTACAACGGAGAGATACCATCATGA
- a CDS encoding TonB-dependent receptor — MKFFVTCIMTAMLMSVALSDVVCASGRGDETVVIGQADIASMQASDTPDLLNRIPGVKATETSVSIRGSYQVKVLVDGRSINDPTSYSGAVKWSMIPVERIGKIVVHKGRGGVAFGDNTEGGVIEITTRQSSRFGGTVDLHAGNHGAKNGEITLQGGIDRFSATLSAGAREYDGFTVNDDLKERRAGLRLDFKGDSGTELFLSGDYSKQKKGLRGYPETRTPNSRMNYEDSSMLFGARFNGLDSRSWYRETTTRNSDSDRDFFSQLRVKSVGQTLKRKVSLPLLGELQAGAGFEWQQASGTAIDEQEEEQGWLLFSKRFSQSNGPWSAVAGIRGNLYSTFSNTVNPELGVTWSRKPWKIELNSGSSSNLPTFRQRYNETSTTRSNPDLQMERAMKTGLALSFTPSEKLNWELSLFRRDITDRITYVRAVDNTGRYENFGEVIYQGLESSLTWKPAAWLELTPSYLYLHARNEETGLWLPAIPFHTLSGQIALKPFSRLSIRADLKYTGQAYSRTDNVETLPGYGLVDLRVDYRPGAMQLYVDVDNLLDREYLYVDGYDAPPREWEVGMNYTF, encoded by the coding sequence GTGAAGTTTTTTGTCACCTGCATCATGACAGCGATGCTCATGTCGGTTGCCCTTTCGGATGTGGTGTGTGCATCCGGGCGCGGCGATGAGACTGTGGTTATCGGCCAGGCCGACATAGCATCGATGCAGGCTTCCGATACCCCGGATCTGCTCAATCGCATTCCGGGCGTCAAGGCGACTGAAACATCGGTCTCCATCAGGGGATCGTATCAGGTAAAGGTGCTGGTGGATGGTCGCTCCATCAACGATCCCACCTCCTACTCCGGGGCCGTGAAGTGGTCGATGATTCCTGTCGAACGGATTGGGAAAATCGTGGTGCACAAGGGGCGTGGTGGCGTGGCGTTCGGCGACAATACCGAAGGTGGCGTGATCGAAATCACCACCCGGCAGTCATCCCGCTTCGGCGGCACGGTTGACCTTCATGCCGGTAACCATGGAGCAAAAAATGGGGAGATCACCCTGCAGGGCGGCATCGACCGTTTCTCTGCGACCCTGAGCGCCGGAGCGAGAGAGTACGACGGCTTCACGGTCAACGACGACCTCAAGGAGCGTCGCGCCGGGTTGCGGCTTGATTTCAAGGGCGATTCTGGCACCGAGCTTTTTCTCTCCGGCGATTACAGCAAGCAGAAGAAAGGGCTGCGGGGCTATCCCGAAACGAGGACGCCCAACTCCCGCATGAACTACGAAGACTCATCGATGCTGTTCGGGGCCAGATTCAACGGCCTTGACAGCCGGAGCTGGTACCGGGAAACCACCACCCGTAACAGCGACTCAGACCGGGACTTCTTTTCGCAACTCCGGGTAAAGTCGGTGGGCCAGACCCTGAAAAGAAAGGTGTCGCTTCCCCTTCTCGGAGAACTTCAGGCAGGCGCCGGATTCGAGTGGCAACAGGCCAGCGGAACGGCGATCGACGAGCAGGAGGAAGAGCAAGGCTGGCTGCTTTTTTCGAAGCGGTTCTCGCAGTCCAATGGCCCCTGGTCGGCGGTGGCCGGTATCCGGGGAAATCTCTACTCAACGTTCAGCAACACCGTGAACCCCGAACTCGGGGTCACCTGGAGCCGCAAACCCTGGAAAATCGAGCTGAACTCGGGCAGCAGCAGTAACCTGCCCACCTTCCGGCAACGCTACAACGAGACCTCCACGACCCGCTCCAACCCCGACTTGCAGATGGAGCGGGCCATGAAGACGGGCCTTGCCCTCTCGTTCACGCCATCGGAGAAGCTGAATTGGGAGCTGTCGCTGTTCCGCCGCGACATCACCGACCGCATCACCTACGTTCGCGCCGTCGACAACACGGGCCGCTATGAGAATTTCGGTGAAGTCATCTATCAGGGTCTGGAGAGTTCGCTCACCTGGAAGCCCGCGGCATGGCTCGAACTGACCCCTTCGTACCTCTACCTGCACGCCCGCAATGAAGAGACCGGCCTCTGGCTGCCCGCCATTCCATTCCATACCCTTTCGGGACAGATCGCGCTCAAGCCCTTCAGCCGCCTCTCCATTCGTGCAGACCTGAAATACACCGGCCAGGCCTATTCCCGCACGGACAATGTGGAGACCCTGCCGGGATACGGGCTGGTTGACCTGCGCGTGGATTACCGGCCCGGAGCCATGCAGCTCTATGTCGATGTCGATAACCTGCTCGACCGCGAGTATCTCTATGTCGATGGCTATGACGCGCCGCCCCGTGAGTGGGAGGTTGGCAT
- a CDS encoding nitrilase-related carbon-nitrogen hydrolase, translated as MERLNIALVHLAVRHGEPEHNRRELIRLNRQAAEAGARIIVNTELAVSGYSFRSPKEVAAVAETQHGPSVRAMAEIAEAEGCYIVFGYPETDPLTGIFYNSVAVLGPDGKRHLNYRKVTAEARWACQGSPLQESIFETPWGKAAVLICSDTYYGLIPRTAALRGADLLLVSANWPGGSLDPRELWRARARENGCALVACNRTGKDRTMECFDAFSCAYASDGSVIAEYSSPDSAVFHVELPLSKGRLISPSRERLAARTPERYRSLYLDMRYATDMTKWHGLPEPAPVQVHCLHEHSPESGDVSVLDSFLHGRQRAAGLVVVLPMLRVSDRVTASGFLLNAARVHGTVFCAGLVDTDGVSELTCCCPDGSVYRRQPERDEFVLIDLDHLRLTLLSPEECHHPEAVTALAKEGCDLVVVSATGFDEADRAVLGSRSIEQVAVAACGRDVSFICLPPVDHYRWEEATGEGLDGASMLIEVEKLRRKRFFDRIDAELLLARNGRLHDACQVDETGKREEETP; from the coding sequence ATGGAACGACTGAACATCGCGCTTGTCCATCTGGCAGTCCGGCATGGCGAGCCGGAGCACAACCGCCGGGAGCTGATCCGCCTCAACCGGCAGGCGGCTGAAGCGGGTGCAAGGATTATCGTGAACACCGAGTTGGCCGTCAGCGGCTACAGCTTCCGGTCGCCGAAAGAGGTCGCCGCTGTTGCCGAAACGCAGCATGGCCCGTCGGTGCGGGCGATGGCCGAAATCGCCGAAGCCGAAGGCTGTTACATCGTGTTCGGTTATCCCGAAACCGATCCGCTCACCGGTATTTTCTATAACTCCGTCGCCGTGCTCGGCCCGGACGGAAAGCGGCATCTCAATTATCGGAAAGTGACCGCCGAGGCTCGCTGGGCTTGCCAGGGATCGCCTTTGCAGGAGAGTATTTTCGAGACGCCATGGGGTAAAGCTGCCGTGCTTATCTGCTCCGACACCTACTACGGACTCATTCCGAGAACAGCCGCTCTGCGTGGTGCCGATCTCTTGCTGGTTTCGGCCAACTGGCCTGGAGGCTCGCTCGATCCACGGGAGCTTTGGCGGGCGCGGGCGCGTGAAAACGGCTGCGCTCTGGTGGCTTGCAACCGCACGGGCAAAGATCGCACGATGGAGTGTTTCGATGCCTTTTCCTGTGCCTACGCTTCTGATGGTTCGGTTATTGCCGAGTACAGCTCGCCGGACTCCGCAGTGTTTCATGTCGAACTCCCCCTTTCAAAGGGTCGCCTGATTTCGCCGAGCCGTGAGCGTCTCGCTGCAAGGACTCCGGAGCGCTACCGTTCGCTCTATCTCGACATGCGCTATGCCACCGATATGACGAAGTGGCACGGACTGCCCGAACCCGCTCCGGTGCAGGTACACTGCCTGCATGAACACTCTCCGGAGTCGGGCGATGTGTCAGTTCTCGACAGCTTCTTGCATGGCCGTCAGAGGGCTGCCGGGCTGGTAGTGGTGCTGCCGATGCTCAGGGTTTCCGACCGGGTGACGGCGAGCGGTTTTCTGCTGAATGCGGCACGGGTGCATGGTACGGTGTTCTGTGCTGGCCTTGTGGATACGGACGGAGTGAGCGAGCTGACCTGCTGCTGCCCGGATGGAAGTGTGTACCGGCGACAACCGGAACGTGACGAGTTCGTGCTGATCGATCTCGACCATCTGCGCCTGACGCTGCTTTCCCCGGAGGAGTGCCACCACCCGGAAGCGGTAACGGCGCTCGCCAAAGAGGGGTGCGATCTGGTGGTGGTGTCCGCGACCGGATTCGACGAGGCCGACCGGGCCGTGCTCGGCTCCCGTTCCATCGAGCAGGTTGCCGTTGCGGCGTGCGGGCGCGACGTGTCTTTTATCTGTCTGCCACCAGTCGATCACTACCGCTGGGAGGAGGCCACCGGCGAAGGCCTCGATGGAGCCTCCATGCTGATCGAGGTGGAAAAACTTCGCCGGAAGCGCTTTTTCGACCGGATCGACGCCGAACTTTTGCTTGCGCGAAACGGGCGCTTGCACGATGCCTGCCAGGTCGATGAAACCGGAAAGCGCGAGGAGGAAACGCCGTGA
- the cobN gene encoding cobaltochelatase subunit CobN yields MKPISLCYFCVNPSEISTLSAGLRRYNDGGGQAELKARIAAQLSSPEQIAAFARAAASSDAVIIRLMGGKASFPAFDAFLEALAERREAGQATPLIMIPAGGGDDEAAELAQQHSALYGTEAGDRLRRYIQNGGAINVANMLRYLCHLIHGGENDAEKPVEMPHEGIYHPDWSAFDDFEGYLEKHVDPSKPTVGLWFYQNYFVDGDLAAYDYLIRQVEERGANIIAVFHHRYRDVIRGNKGADFVAGHFFRRPDGTSRIDVLINPMLFALSMASPDYRTILPGLDVPFLQAFNTFQTREQWRESIQGLGTMEVSFNAAQPEFDGALMTVPFSTRERMGIDPLTGGEVLRIMPLEERVSKLADMALRWAALRRKPNDDKRIAIIFHHYPPRNDRIGCASGLDSFESIRLLLERMEEEGYVVGRQYENGDELAKELVTRMTCDRRWLTPDQMAAKAEAKANRELYQPWHEALPEAVKQKMVKDWGEMPGELFMHDEELLFPGTINGNVFITIQPSRGSFERQDQMLHNPDIPPPHHYLAHYRWIRNVFKADAVMHVGTHGSLEWLPGKALGLSEECYPDLSIMDLPNIYPYIINNPSEGTQAKRRSNCCIIDHMTPVFTNADLYEEMAVLDGHLRSYAEARNSDPGKLDVLRPMIWDAVLAADLDKDTGYTREKAFADFDKFLEVLHSALDEIADTMVSDGLHTMGVAPDGDRLVELLVQLTRLEQGSVPSLRESMVTAMGFDYDELLRRKGEPVFGPTSETGGEMIRRAHDHALAMVKMLSAKGYLPDAPESVQAEMSALVTPDVMAGLRYICDDLVPRLLRVTDEIDASLKGFAGRFVDPGPSGAPTRGQADILPTGRNFFSIDPQRIPTPAAWKVGCSLGDALVERYLEEKGAYPRNIGIILFGGATMRSGGDDLAEIFYLMGVRPVWKKGSGYVQGVEIIPLKELGRPRLDVTPRISGFFRDAFPLLVERIDDAVRMVAALDEPPESNLLRRNVLADVEEYRRQGMNDEEALREASFRVFGCPPGTYGAGVSELIESKNWQTQDDLAANYIRYSSHAYGRGSYGQQKPDTFRRVLSRMDATVKNEDSREYDMFSCTDYYNYYGGLITAAKSQRGGELPEAFMGDSSDPNRAQVRTTFEEAKHIFRSRLLNPKWLDGLKRHGYKGAGDISKVLDIILGWDATAEVVDDWMYERVAGKYVFDEEMKKWMEEVNPYARQNILDKLLEAISRGMWNATDEMKQCLQEEYLETEGQLEEINE; encoded by the coding sequence ATGAAACCAATCTCGCTCTGCTATTTCTGCGTCAACCCCTCCGAAATCTCCACGCTCAGCGCCGGACTCAGGCGTTACAACGACGGGGGTGGCCAGGCGGAACTCAAGGCCCGCATCGCCGCGCAGCTCTCCTCGCCGGAGCAGATTGCAGCGTTCGCCCGCGCCGCCGCCTCGTCGGATGCGGTCATTATCCGTCTCATGGGCGGCAAGGCCTCCTTTCCCGCTTTCGACGCTTTTCTCGAAGCGTTAGCCGAACGGCGCGAAGCGGGCCAGGCAACACCGCTCATCATGATTCCGGCAGGAGGCGGTGACGACGAAGCTGCCGAACTGGCCCAGCAGCACAGCGCCCTGTACGGCACCGAAGCGGGCGACAGGCTCCGGCGCTACATCCAGAACGGCGGCGCGATCAACGTGGCCAACATGCTCCGTTATCTCTGCCATCTGATCCATGGCGGCGAAAACGATGCGGAGAAGCCGGTCGAGATGCCTCACGAGGGTATCTATCATCCCGACTGGTCGGCCTTCGACGATTTCGAGGGGTACCTTGAAAAGCACGTCGATCCGTCGAAACCCACGGTCGGACTCTGGTTCTACCAGAACTACTTCGTCGATGGCGACCTGGCTGCTTACGATTATCTCATCCGCCAGGTCGAAGAGCGTGGGGCCAACATCATCGCCGTTTTCCACCACCGCTACCGCGACGTGATTCGGGGAAACAAGGGGGCCGATTTCGTGGCCGGGCACTTCTTCCGCCGCCCGGACGGCACGAGCCGCATCGACGTACTCATCAATCCGATGCTTTTTGCCCTCTCGATGGCCTCGCCCGATTACCGCACCATTTTGCCGGGTCTCGACGTGCCATTCCTGCAAGCTTTCAACACCTTTCAGACTCGCGAGCAGTGGAGGGAGAGCATTCAGGGCCTGGGCACGATGGAGGTCTCCTTCAACGCCGCGCAGCCCGAGTTCGACGGCGCTCTCATGACCGTGCCCTTTTCGACACGCGAGAGGATGGGCATCGATCCGCTGACCGGCGGCGAAGTGCTCAGGATCATGCCGCTCGAAGAGCGCGTCTCGAAGCTGGCTGACATGGCGCTCCGCTGGGCCGCGCTTCGCCGCAAGCCCAACGATGACAAGCGCATCGCCATCATCTTCCACCACTACCCGCCACGCAATGACCGTATCGGGTGCGCATCCGGTCTCGACAGCTTCGAGAGCATCAGGCTGCTGCTCGAACGGATGGAAGAGGAGGGCTACGTTGTGGGGCGGCAGTACGAGAATGGCGACGAGCTGGCAAAGGAGCTTGTCACCCGAATGACCTGCGACCGACGCTGGCTCACCCCGGATCAGATGGCCGCAAAAGCCGAAGCCAAAGCGAACCGGGAGCTGTACCAGCCGTGGCACGAAGCGTTGCCGGAAGCCGTGAAGCAGAAGATGGTGAAGGATTGGGGCGAGATGCCGGGAGAGCTGTTCATGCATGACGAGGAACTGCTCTTTCCGGGCACGATCAACGGCAACGTGTTCATCACCATCCAGCCGTCGCGGGGAAGCTTCGAGCGTCAGGATCAGATGCTGCACAACCCGGACATTCCGCCGCCGCATCACTATCTGGCCCACTACCGCTGGATCAGGAACGTTTTCAAGGCCGACGCCGTGATGCACGTCGGCACGCACGGCTCGCTCGAATGGCTGCCGGGCAAGGCGCTCGGACTGTCGGAGGAGTGCTATCCCGATCTGTCGATCATGGATTTGCCGAACATCTACCCCTACATCATCAACAATCCGAGCGAAGGGACGCAGGCCAAGCGGCGCTCGAACTGCTGCATCATCGATCACATGACGCCGGTCTTCACCAACGCCGACCTGTACGAAGAGATGGCAGTGCTCGACGGCCACCTGCGGAGTTATGCCGAGGCTCGCAACAGCGATCCCGGCAAGCTCGACGTCCTGCGTCCAATGATCTGGGACGCGGTGCTCGCTGCCGATCTCGACAAGGATACCGGGTACACCCGCGAAAAGGCGTTTGCCGATTTCGACAAATTTCTCGAAGTACTGCACTCCGCGCTCGACGAGATTGCCGATACCATGGTTTCCGATGGCCTGCACACGATGGGCGTCGCTCCCGATGGCGACCGGCTGGTGGAGCTGCTCGTGCAGCTCACCCGCCTCGAACAGGGCAGCGTGCCGTCGCTGCGCGAGTCGATGGTCACGGCGATGGGCTTCGACTACGACGAGCTGCTTCGTCGAAAGGGGGAGCCGGTGTTCGGTCCGACCTCCGAGACCGGCGGGGAGATGATTCGCCGCGCCCATGACCATGCGCTCGCGATGGTGAAAATGCTCTCGGCGAAAGGCTACTTGCCGGATGCTCCGGAGTCCGTTCAGGCTGAAATGTCGGCGCTCGTGACGCCCGATGTGATGGCCGGTCTCCGCTACATCTGTGACGACCTCGTGCCACGTCTGCTGCGCGTGACCGACGAGATCGACGCATCCCTTAAAGGCTTTGCCGGGCGCTTTGTCGATCCCGGCCCGTCCGGCGCTCCCACCCGCGGACAGGCGGACATTCTGCCGACCGGGCGCAACTTCTTCTCCATCGATCCCCAGCGGATTCCCACGCCCGCAGCCTGGAAGGTCGGGTGCAGCCTCGGCGACGCTCTCGTCGAGCGCTACCTCGAAGAGAAGGGGGCGTATCCCCGCAACATCGGCATCATCCTGTTCGGCGGCGCGACCATGCGCTCCGGCGGCGACGATCTTGCCGAAATTTTTTACCTCATGGGCGTACGACCGGTCTGGAAGAAGGGCAGCGGCTATGTCCAGGGGGTCGAAATCATTCCGCTCAAAGAACTTGGCAGACCGAGGCTCGATGTGACGCCCCGCATCTCCGGCTTTTTCCGCGACGCCTTTCCGCTGCTGGTCGAGCGTATCGACGATGCGGTCAGAATGGTCGCCGCGCTCGACGAACCGCCCGAAAGCAACCTCTTGCGCCGTAACGTGCTTGCCGACGTCGAGGAGTACCGGAGGCAGGGCATGAACGACGAGGAGGCGCTGCGCGAAGCGTCGTTCCGCGTCTTCGGCTGCCCTCCCGGCACCTACGGGGCGGGCGTTTCGGAGCTGATCGAATCGAAAAACTGGCAGACGCAGGACGACCTTGCGGCCAACTACATCCGCTACTCGTCCCACGCCTACGGGCGCGGATCGTACGGCCAGCAGAAGCCCGACACCTTCAGGCGGGTGCTCTCCCGCATGGACGCCACGGTCAAGAACGAGGACAGCCGCGAGTACGACATGTTCTCCTGCACCGACTACTACAACTACTACGGCGGTCTCATCACGGCGGCCAAAAGTCAGCGCGGCGGCGAACTGCCCGAAGCCTTCATGGGCGACAGCTCCGATCCGAACCGGGCGCAGGTGCGCACCACCTTCGAGGAGGCAAAGCACATTTTCCGCTCCCGCCTGCTCAATCCCAAGTGGCTCGACGGCCTCAAGCGGCACGGCTACAAAGGGGCTGGCGACATCTCCAAGGTGCTCGACATCATTCTCGGCTGGGACGCCACCGCCGAGGTGGTCGATGACTGGATGTACGAGCGCGTGGCCGGGAAGTATGTCTTCGACGAGGAGATGAAAAAGTGGATGGAGGAGGTCAACCCCTACGCCCGCCAGAACATTCTCGACAAACTGCTCGAAGCGATCAGCCGCGGCATGTGGAACGCAACGGACGAGATGAAGCAGTGCTTGCAGGAGGAGTATCTCGAAACCGAAGGGCAACTGGAGGAGATCAACGAGTGA